DNA from Bacteroidia bacterium:
CGGGAAGTTTTTCTGATGCGAATAATCCAAATGCGCGCTATCTATCTGTTCGTGCAGACGGAGGGGATACCATCACACTTACTTGGACGGTATTCAATGGGCCGGGTTGCGACAGTATTTCGTATTCCCAGTTATTATTTGTTAGACAAGCAGTTGCTACTGTTAATCCAGACACATCTTTGTGTTTGGGGGATACAGTACGGCTTATGGCTTCAGGTGGAACATTCTATTCATGGAGAGATTTAATAACTGGCCAGCCTGGTCAAGAGTTAAGCGACCCAAATGTAGCCAGTCCATATTGCTTTGCTACTCAAAGTAGAGCCTATTTAGTTCAGGTGCAGGATAATTTAGGCTGTGTATTCCAAGATACAGTTCAAGTGATTGTTAGGCAGCCAGATACAACTACTGTTTCTACAAATGTATTTGTTTGCTCCGGAGATTCGATTCAGATATTTGCTACTAACGGTTTAGCTTATCACTGGGTAGGGGAGGGGATTAGCTCCCCAAATAGTGCGGTAACGTACATAAAGCCGACCCAAACGCAATTATATGACGTATTTATCTACACCGCTTCTGGATGTACAGCTAAAAAACAAGTGTTAGTTACAGTATATCCAACTCCAGAGCCAGTTATAACAGGTAAAGATATTTGTGTGGGTTTAGACTTAGTTCTCAGACTTGAAAATGATGGAACCTGTGTAAATCGTTATTGGTTTAGAGGGAATATAAGTCAGGTACTAAGTAGCGGAAATCCCGACCAAACTAACCCTAGATTTATCCACCAAGCAGATACTTTATTAGCCGATTCTTTAAAAATAGGTGCCTATACTTTCACTTTTGCCTGTAGAAATATTCAAGGATGTATTGGCTTAGATGAATATACTTTTAATGTGAGTATGCCACCGCTTGCAGGTCTTACAGGTGATACCGTAGTGAGGCCATATAATAATCGGAGGGTTCGATTTACAGATACTTCTGTAGATGCAGTACGCTATTTGTGGGACTTTGGAGATCCTGCAAGCGATACGATAACTGCTGCCGATACTGTTATTAACAATATTTCAAATCTCCAAAATCCTGAACATTTCTTTTCGCAGCCGGGAACGTACTCAATAGCACTTTATGTAGAAAACGAACTCGGTTGTGGGGATATTTATGTAGCCACAAACTATGTTATTATCAAACCGCCCCGTTATGATTTTCCAACAGCTTTTTCTCCCAATGGAGACGGAATAAATGATATATTTAGACCACTACCGGCAGATAATACGGCAAATGTGCTGTTTATGCAAATCTATGACCGTTGGGGAAAGTTAGTCTTTGAGAGTACCAATGACCCCAAAGGTTGGGATGGAAAAACACCCAGCGGAGAACCTTTTGACGTAGGAGCCTATTCCTACAAAGTAATGATTGAACTGCCTATTATAGGGCCAACACTATACACCGGTAATGTATCCTTAGTAAAATGATGTTTCTAAAAAGAATAACACTTTGGGTGGTCGCTTTGCTAATAGTTAGGGAGGGTTTAGCACAAGACCTGAATTATTCTCTGATATATGCAACGCCTAACGCCATTAATCCGGCTTATGTGGGGCTTGTAGAGGGGAAAATGCGTTTTAACCTTACTCACCGGTATCGCCAGCAAACGGCTTCGGCTGCCTATAACTCCTCTATTCTTACCGGAGACCTGAATTTGAATAGTGAAAAATTTAAAGGTGGAGTAGGGGTTCTGTTTTCTACAGACTTAGCCAGCTATATCCGTACTAACCAAATGCAGATATGCGCTGCCTATGATATTCCCTTAGGTGTAAAGGTTCGTTATGACCACCTACGTGCCGGCGTTCAGTTAGGCTTTGCCCAAAGACACATCGAAGATTCTCGGCTGTTCTTTGAAGACCAATATGACGGAGACGCTTTCTCTAAACCAACCCAAGAAACATCATTAGCTCGCTTTTCCAAAGCTAACTTAGATATTTCAAGCGGCATAACGTACTACCGTACGCAAAAAATTAAAGGTAATCCAGAATTTAACCCGTGGGCAGGCTTTGCCGTATATCACATTAACCAACCGCACGTCGGGTTCTATGGCTTTAAAGAAGATAAGCAATCTATCCGTTTCGCAGCCAATTTCGGTGGAAAACTTAGGACGCGAACCCCCCTCGATTTGAATGCAAATATCTTATACCTAAGACATAATAATTCCCAACTTGCTAACTATACTTTTTTTGCCAGATGGGTATTTTTTGATAAAGGAATATGGTTTTCTCATGAAAACGCCTCCATTATGCTCGGAGCAACAGCCCGCTCTACTGAATCTATCGTATTTTTCTCCGGCTTTGAATTTGATAAACGCTTATCATTTGCCTTTTGCTTTGATTTTGTTACCTCTAAAGCACACCTAATTAACGGTAATTTTGGTGGAATTCAACTAATGCTTCACTATAATATTGGATTTCGTAATTTAGATAGAAAAACATCGGCACTTCCATTTCCAACATTTTAATCAAATATGTCTGCAACATACGTAGCTATACGCGAGAATCGTAAACGAGAACAACTCGCTCGCAAAAGTACCCGCAACCTAAGTCTGGGTATGTTAGTCGCTTCCATTGTCATGGCAATTGCTTTTATCACTTGCCTGTTAGTTTTTAAAATTACGGGACAGTGGCTGTATCTGTCATTAACGGTTATTGGCGTATCCTTAATAGCAATCGGATATATGGTTTTTCGCCTCTACAATATTGTAGGATTTACAACTGCGGTAGTTGAAAAAAAAGCAACAGAAACGGTTGATAAAACCGAAGGAAAATTTAAAGCCTTGATACAAAATTCAATGGACATCATTACAATTATTGATATCAAAGGAAAAATTTTGTACCTAAGCCCTTCCAGCGAACGTATTTTGGGCTACCCAATAGATGAAATGCTGAACCTTAGCATCTATGAACTGATGCACTCAGAAGACCATTGCCTGCTTCAAAACGCATTAGATAAAGGAGAATCTTTTGTGTTTTCTTACCGGATGCAACATTACGATGGAACATGGCTCTACTTTGAATCCATAGGAACAAACCTAACCAATAACCCACAAATCAAGGGCGTGGTGATTAACTCCCGTGATATTACTGACAGAAAAAAAGAAGAAGAAGAACGCCGCCAAAAAGAAATTGCTGCCGTAAGACTTAGTTTTGAAAAAGCCAAAACCGAAAAAGAAAAAGAAATTATTGAGGCTTCAAAAGCTGAATTGGAAAAAGCCTACCAAATTATTGAACATCATAATCATGAAATTACAGATTCAATAACGTATGCTTTTCGTATCCAAACGGCATTATTACCCCCAATTGAAAATATCCAGCAAATTATCCCGCAGTCATTTGTATTATGGCGGCCAAAAGATATTGTAAGCGGGGACTTCTTCTGGTTTGCCCAGATTGGCCACCGTTCCCTAATTGCAACGGCAGACTGTACCGGCCACGGTGTCCCCGGCGCATTCATGACAATGATTGGAAATACACTCCTAAATCAAATTGTTATGGCTGATGATATTTATCAACCCAACGAGATCTTAGAAAGACTGCATCTTGGCGTTAGAAAAGCCCTAAAACAAGCCGAAGAAGGCTCTAAGTCAAGGGACGGTATGGACATCGCCTTTACAATGATTGACCACAATACCAAAACCCTGTATTACGCGGCTGCCAATAGACCGCTATACTTTGTCAGAAATGGCGAATTAGAAGAATATAAAGCCGATAAATATTCAATCGGAGGCTTACAGACAGAAAAAGAAAGGCACTTTACATCCAATGAAATCTCATTACAGCCCGGAGATACTTATTACATTTTCTCTGACGGATACCATGACCAATTCGGTGGCTCCAAAGGCCGTAAATTTATGACTAAACAACTCAAAGAAAAGCTAATCGCAATCCAAGATATGAATATGGAAAGCCAACGAGAGTTTTTAGATAAAACTATCGTTGATTGGATGGGAACCAGAGAGCAAATTGATGATATTCTGGTAGTTGGCGTACGCATATAATCGCGTTATCAGCAATTTTTGGCAATAAAGATAATTTACTACCTTCTAAATACTTTTGTGCATATTTGAGGCACGATACAATTAATCTACTTTCATAAACTTATAGCCAAATGGAAAATATTCCTAAATTAGAAAAAATATATCCTCCCGTTTCGATTCAGCTTATAGATAAAATGGAAAAGAAGTTGGGAATATCTTTACCCCAGATATACCGAGAATTTTTGCTGCAATATAATGGCGGAATACCTTTTTACAACACCTATGACGTTATTTCTGACCAAACAAAAATTATTCTCTATAAGATAGTTATAACTCAGTTTTTAGGAATATCTCAAGGTTCTCCGGATGATATTGAAACGGTTTATAATGCCGTTAAGTCCAGAATTCCACCTAAGGTGCTGCCAATAGCATACGACCAATTTAAAAATATTATCTGTGTAGCTACTGACGAAATAGATTTGGGTAAAATATATTTCTGTGCGCTAATACCTAAAATACCAGGGCTTTCTGATATAATGGGAATGCAGCAAAAAATATTAGTAGCCTCTAACTTTGAGCATTTTGTAGAAAAACTATATAGACAAAGGTTTCTATAACTACCCTAAATCTCCAATAATAGTTCTCTAAAACCAGCTTTCTACATCTTGTTTAGAGATTTTCTTTTGAATAACTTCCCCAAACGGGCTGACGTATTTTTCTTGGCAGCGGCTTAGTTCTGACCATAAATTGGTGATTTGCTCTATGGTTAAGGCTGATGTTTGATGCGACCGGCAGAAATTCAGCGCAATTTGTTCTTTGGGATATTGTATTGACACCGAATCGGGGCTATCCAAAATAGAAAGCAATTGGCTTTCTGCTTCATTAAAAGCTAAGCCAAAAGGTAGTGCCGTGATTAGCCAAGAATTTTCATTATAGGGAATTATTTCAAACCCAATTTTAGCTAAAGTTGGGATTAACTCTGCTAAAACAATATGTTGTTCCGGCGAAAGCAATAATCGTTGCGGGTACAACAGTTTTTGGCTTGCGATTTGACTTCCTTTAAGCGCAGCCAAATAACGCTCATACCACACCCGTTCCCGGGCAGCTTCGGCCTGTAATAAAAAAAGTTCATCAGATTGCCGAACCAACCAAAATGGCGTAAACAAAGGAGTAAACGTAGTGTTTTTGTAACTATCTGAAAATAAAGAGGATTTGCTATTGTTTTCCTGAATGGGCTTGTATAACTTATCTAATAGATGAGCAAAAGATTCCGGTTTATGGGTGTTTTCCGAACGATACATACTTTGAATAGTGGGTTCATTTTCAGAAATATCCCGATTTTGTACTTCTGTAATAGCTCTTTGTAGTTGAAAATCAGCTATATCCGGTAAAGATAAAGTTTGCCCTATGGCTTTCTTGACGGCACTATTAACAACACCGTAAACAAGGCGGTCGTCTTCAAATTTAATTTCTGATTTTGTTGGATGGATGTTAATATCGGTTTTAGCGGGATCTATGGTCAGGTTAAGGACATAAACGGGCAATGTTTCGGCAGGTAATGTTTGCCGGTATGCAGTTGTAACGGCATGATTTACAGAGTAATCCTTGACAAAGCGACCGTTTACAAATAGAAACTGCTCTCCTCTTGTTTTTCGGGCTATTGCCGGAGTACCTACATAGCCGCTGATAGAAAGCATGGGTGTGCTTTCCGAAACAGCTAATAAATCAGTTTCTTTTATCCATGGATAAATTTGGCAAATACGACCGGATAAAGTTGTTGGGAAATAATCCGTTGCCGTTTGAGTATCAATTTCTAAGCTAAAATGAACTGCCGGATAGCTCAATGCAATTCTTTGAAATTCTGCAATAATTTGTTTTAGTTCTGTTGTGTTGGATTTCAGGAAGTTACGTCTTGCCGGTACGTTAAAAAATAAGTTTCTGATGCTCAAAATGCTGCCTTCGGTGGTGGGAAACGGCTCATGTTTTAAAATAGTTCCTCCTTCGATGGTTACGATTGTACCTATTTTGCTTTCATTTTGCTTTGTTTTGAGTTCTACCTGTGCTACTGCCGCAATACTGGCAAGGGCTTCTCCTCTGAAACCCAATGTTTTGATTTGGAATAAATCCTTAGTTGTTTTTATTTTGGAGGTTGCGTGCCGCTCAAAGCACATACGCGCGTCATGGAACTCCATTCCGCAGCCATTATCTTGAATGAGAATAAGTGTTTTTCCGGCATCTTCAATGCGTAATAATATTCGGGTTGCTCCTGCGTCAATGGCATTTTCTAATAATTCTTTTACCACTGAGGCCGGTCTTTGCACCACTTCGCCTGCAGCAATTTGGTTTGCTAAGGAATCCGGTAATAGTTGTATCTTGGAGTCAGACATCAGTTTTTGGAGCGGTCTTTGAGTTCTTTTTCATAGTTTTTCATTTCATCGCGAAAGCGGGCGGCTTCGGTGAAGTTGAGTTCTTGAGCCGCTTGTTCCATGCGTTTTTTGCTTTCTGAGATTAACTTATTCAGTTGCTGGGGTGTTAGATAAGGGGCAATGGGATCTGCTGCCTGAATAGAATTATCATTAGATTGGTTATATATTTTTTCGGTTTTATTTTTGTGCCCGATAATAATTTCTTGAACCTGCTTTGTTGTGCTTTGAGGGATAATTCCATGTATTTGGTTGTATTCCAACTGTTTGATCCTTCTGCGTTCGGTTTCGTCGAGTAATTTTTGCATAGATCGGGTAATTTTATCGGCATACAAGATTACTCTTCCGTGAACGTTTCTGGCTGCTCTTCCTGCAATTTGGATAAATGCCCGCGCAGATCGCAAAAATCCCTCTTTATCAGCATCTAAGATAGCTACCAACCCAACTTCAGGGAGGTCTAATCCCTCCCTGAGTAAATTGATACCTACTAAAACATCAATTTTTCCTTCCCTTAATTCATTCAGAATATTTACCCGTTCTAATGCTTCAATGCCTGAATGAAGGTATCTGGTAGCGATTCCCACTTCGCTGAGATAGCGAGCTAACTCTTCGGACATTCGTTTGGTTAAGGTAGTAACTAAAACCCGATTTTTTAGCTCAAGTTCTTGGTGGATTTCTTCTACCAAATCATCAACTTGATTGTAAAGTGGGCGTATTTCTACTGGAGGGTCAAGTAGCCCTGTGGGGCGGATAATTTGCTCTACTACAACGCCGTTAGAGCGTAATAATTCATAATCGGCGGGCGTTGCGCTCACATAAATAGTCTGATTTTGAACAGATTCAAACTCATCAAAACGTAAAGGCCGGTTATCTAATGCAGAGGGTAATCGAAATCCATGCTCAATAAGTTCTAATTTTCTGGATTTATCTCCGCCATACATACCTCCGACTTGCGGAATAGTAACATGGCTCTCATCAATAAAGAGTAGAAAATCATCCGGAAAATAATCTAAGAGGGTGTATGGGCGGGATCCTGGTTCACGCTCTGTGAGGTATCTGGAATAATTTTCTACACCACTACAATACCCAAGCTCACGCATCATCTCTAAATCAAACTCTGTGCGCTCTTTCACTCGCTTAGCTTCAAGAGGCCTCCTACTTTGTTCAAAATAATCAATTTGAGCTACTAACTCATCTTGAATCTGATAAATGGCTTTATTTAACACTTCTTTGGAGGTAACAAAGAGGTTGGCCGGAAAAATTGTATAATCAGCCATATCAGCAATGGTTTTGCCATTAATAGGGTCAAATTTACTTATTTTTTCAACCTCATCACCCCAAAAGATAATTCGTATTCCAAAATCGTCATAGGCCGGAAAAACCTCTATGGTATCTCCTCTGACCCGAAAGTTACCGTGTTTAAACTCGATTTCACTTCGGGAATAATAAATCTGTACCAACCCATACAAAAACGTAGATCTGTTAAGCCGTTCTCCCAAACGGATTTCCAAAATACTATTGGCATAATCTTCCGGCCTGCCGATTCCATAAATACATGAAACAGAGCTTACTATGATAATATCTCTTCTGCCGCTTAATAAAGCAGAGGTAGCTCTTAACCGTAATTTTTCAATTTCGGAATTAACGGCTAAATCTTTTTCTATGAAGGTATCTGTAACGGCGATATAGGCTTCGGGCTGGTAATAATCATAATAAGAAATAAAAAATTCTACTAAGCTTTTGGGAAAAAACTGCCTAAACTCGGCATACAACTGTGCTGCAAGGGTTTTATTGTGAGAAAGTATGAGTGTAGGGCGGTTGGTTTGAGCTATCACATTGGCCATAGTAAACGTTTTACCGGATCCGGTTACGCCTAATAAAACCTGATTTGAATCTCCGGCAAGAACCCCCTGCACCAATTGAGCAATAGCCTCCGGCTGGTCGCCAGTCGGAGAATATTCAGAAACTAATTGAAATGACATTGGCTATCATGTATTATAGGAAACAAAAACAGTTTCATGAGCGAGCCACGGATGAAAATATTGCATAGAAAGATGCTCAACCCAAGCTTGTTGGCGTAGTTGAGTATCTTGTAATTGCGGATTCCGGCTCAATAAAGTTTCCCATGACTCGTCCCAAAATAAATGCACTACGGTAAACCCACTTTCGGCAAGCATTCGGGTTAAAAACTTTGCGGTTGGCCGATGCCATAATGGAAAATTTAACCCTAAAATATAGGCAGGGTTCAACTCACACCACCGTTTAAAGTGAAGTAACTCAATTTCAGAAAGATTATGCTTAGATGTAGGATTAAAAAGCCTCTCAGTGCCAATATGCTGATCGAGGCCATGCAGAATATTTGAAAAATTAGTTGCGATAGGTAAATAAACCGTTTTACCTACATTCTTTTCAGTATTGAAAGCACTTTTGGGAATAGTATCCGGCCTTTGAAGGGAGCGTTGATCTAACAAATAGTTCATGTAGTTTTTCTGAACCACAGTGGCTTTTTGAAAATCATCTTGAAAATCATGAAAGTTACCTAATTTTTGCTCAACATGATGAACTACTTTGGTATTAAAGGCAGATAATAAATCCTGATTTTCTATCCAATCTTCGCAAATACGTCCTTTAAAATCAATTTGGGCAAAAACGCCGAGAAGTCTTATATCACAGCTGGAGTGTAGGCTTTCCATTAAGTTAAATGGCCGGTTTGCTTTCATCCACCTAAAAGGTGCATAATGCCATTTAACGAGTTGGCAAATAGTTTGTTTTTCAAAGGTAGATAATTCCGGTGCATGGGAAAGCAATATGTGCCGTGCTATTGAAACGCCGGCAGCTTCATGCCCGCGAGCTGTCCAGCGTCCTTGCTCGTAACGTGTAACGGAAGGTTTCCCAATATCATGTAGCAAGCAAGCCCACTTTAAGATACGTGCTGCGGTTTGGCTTAGATTAGCAGCTTGTAGATACTCCAAACAAACTTCCGTAACCAAGCGAGTGTGATTCATCACACTGCCTTCTCTGTGATACTTAGGGTTTTGCGGACATCTGGATAGAATTTCCCGATACCGCTGCGGAAGCCACTGAATAATTTCTTCAGCTTGTTTTTGAATAAAATTATCTCCCCTTCTTTGAACTTCCATCTAAAAGGACAATTTTGCCTACTTAGCAAAAGTAAGTTTTAATTTAGATAAAAACAAACTGATTCTTTGCTGCGAAATGCTATTTAAAGAGTGTTTTAAACACCTCTTCATTGATTTTTACGGGATAATTTTTTTCCAAAGAAACTTCCCATTCTTTTTCAAGTTGGGTTTGGTAGCGGGTAATACACTCGGCTTTTGCTTCTTCATAGGTTTTGATTCCTACCGGCAATATTTCTGCTAACCGGTAAAAAAGATATACATTAACTTCCTTTTTTATCGGGGTGGTATAATTTAGCTGTTTATTCGCCATTTCTCTGGATAAAGCATTCGATTCTTTTTCGTAGATAATGGGGATGATTCTGAGTTTTGAAGTTTTTACGTTAATGATAGTATCAATAGCAACATCGTTTTGGCCATTTTGGAGCATTGTTTTAACCTCTGCTAACACCGTAGAATCGCTTGCGCGGTATTCTTTGATACGGACACTTTCTTTGCGCGGAAAACTATCTTTATGGCTTTCGTAATAGGTTTTTAAACCAATGGTATCTTCAACTGCACGTTTCCAGACTTTCTTCTCGGTCAATGTAAAAAGTAAAATTCCTTCTTTGTATTCCTTAACTAAGTTGCGAAATTCGGGATACTTGAATTCAAGGCGGGTTTGCTCATAATCTAAAAGCATTTTTTCGATAAATGCATCAATATCATTAGCCAATGCTTGTTTAATAGATTGATTTAAGTTGTTTCTATTTCGGTTATTTTGGTTAAAAGCTAATAGTTGCTTAACGGTGTATTGCTTGTCTGCGAAAGAGAAAAGTTCTAATTGGGCTAAAGCCTCGCCTAAACTATCTCCGGTAAAGTTAGGATACACATAATCTTGTTTTAGATTTTGCTCAAATTTTTGGATGTTGGCAGTATTTTGCTTAAAGTTGTATTCCTTTTTTAGTCTTTCAATAAGTTTCTTTTCGGATATTTTTGCGCGACTATCTTTGGAAACCTTACCTTTAAGTTCAGCTTTGGCTTGTTCAAAGGTTTTTAGGGGAGTTTCTTCGGTAACTTTTAGGATATGATAGCCGAATCGGGTTTGGAATGGTTTTGAAAATTCACCTTTTTTGAGGTTCGCTTTGGCGTTATCCATTTCTGGGAGTAATCTATCTGTGCCGAGGTCTCCGCCGCGTTTGGCTGTGTTTGGGTCTTCAGAAAATTCCTTAGCGAGCTCTGCAAAGTCTTCACCGGCTGTTAAGCGTCTGTATAATTCGTTTACTAACTGTAAGGCCTGAGTAGAATCTTTACTTCTGTAGTTTTCCCCGTAGCGAATAATGATGTGGGCAGCGCGTTTAGATCCCTGGGCAGGCTGCTTATCGGCTACCTTAATCAAGTGATAACCATATTGTGAGCGAATAGGCATAGAAATCTCCCCTTTAGGAGTTTGATAAGCCCCAGTTTCAAAAGGATATACCATTTCAAAAACGGTAAAAAATCCTAAATCTCCGCCGTTGGTTGCGGCACTCGGGTCATCAGAATGATGTTTAGCCATATTCTCAAAAGTTTGATGATACTTTAACACAGAATCGCGTATAGCGATAGCCTTCTGATATGCCTGCAAAGAATCCGCTGGGTTTGCATCAATGGTACACTTTATCAAAATATGGCTTGCCTTTATCCTAAATTGATACCGCTGATAAGCCTCCGTTATCAACTTATCTAACACTTCTCTCTCAATGAGATATGGCTGCGATAGCTGCTTTTGATATTGCATAAACTCATCCTTGAAAGATTGTGAAGTATCTAACCCAAGCTCGTATGCCTCAATGACTTTACGCTTAAATTTGGTGTATAATGATAAGTAGTCTCGGTATTGAGCTGCGGTATGGTTTTTGGCAGCAGATTGCCCCCCACTATTCTTTTGATAAACGTATTCAAACTCAGCTTTGGAAACCGTAGTTTTGTTTTTGTCAGAAAAAGTAAGAAGTGCGGGGGAATTTCCTGTTGGTTTGGGTTGGGCTAACAAAAGTATCGGTAATCCTAAAAAACAAACAGCTACAAAAAGTTTTTGCATAATAGCTACGAAATTCAAAAAAACCTGCAAAGATAACACGCTTTTGGAAATAACTTAAAAACCTGAAATAAAATTGAGATTTCTTCTGTGCTTCTTTTGCGCCCGCCTTAGTAAACTAAAATTACCCTAATTTTGTTGGCTAATAAAATAAGAACTTTTAAAGAAAGAGTGCGGTGCTATGAATGAATCCCCGGTACTTCAAGAAGACGGCCACAAAAAACGTCCAGACTGGTTGCGCGTTAAGTTACCCTATGGCGAAAACTTTACTTCCGTCAGAAAAGTAATTGATAATCATAAACTTCATACTGTTTGTGAAAGTGCTCGTTGCCCAAATATGGGAGAATGTTGGGGTGCCGGAACGGCAACGTTTATGATATTGGGCAATGTTTGCACGCGTTCCTGTAACTTTTGCGCTGTAGCTACTGGGAAACCGACCGAATACGACACCGCAGAGCCGGAGAGAGTTGCCGAAGCAACCGCTTTGATGAAAATAAAACACTGCGTAATCACCTCCGTTAATCGAGATGAATTGGCAGACGGCGGAGCTTCAATATGGGCAGCTACCATTAAAGCCGTTTACAACCGATGTCCAGGAATAACCATCGAAACTTTAATACCGGACTTTAAGGGTAACTGGGAATCTTTACAAATAGTGCTCAATGAACACCCTGATATTATCTCCCATAATATGGAAACCGTAAA
Protein-coding regions in this window:
- the lipA gene encoding lipoyl synthase, producing MNESPVLQEDGHKKRPDWLRVKLPYGENFTSVRKVIDNHKLHTVCESARCPNMGECWGAGTATFMILGNVCTRSCNFCAVATGKPTEYDTAEPERVAEATALMKIKHCVITSVNRDELADGGASIWAATIKAVYNRCPGITIETLIPDFKGNWESLQIVLNEHPDIISHNMETVKRLYRRVRPQAKYERSLEVIRHIKDSGIKTKSGIMLGLGETEPEIIELMQDLHAHGCDVFTLGQYLQPTKLHLPVAEFVHPDKFAYYKKVGLEIGFSYVESGPLVRSSYHAERHI